The following proteins come from a genomic window of Paenibacillus spongiae:
- a CDS encoding PAAR domain-containing protein, producing the protein MPPSARAGDMTSHGSPLCPGPGSINVLIGGMPAWRALSDTHACPLSTPNPHVGGNVVAGSATVFINSLPAARLGDSIVEGGGPPNTILSGAPNVMIG; encoded by the coding sequence ATGCCGCCGTCAGCTCGAGCAGGGGACATGACCAGCCATGGTTCACCATTATGCCCGGGACCTGGCAGCATAAACGTACTCATCGGCGGAATGCCGGCATGGCGCGCATTGTCGGATACACATGCTTGTCCGCTCTCGACGCCGAATCCGCATGTGGGCGGCAATGTCGTCGCGGGAAGCGCCACGGTGTTCATTAACTCGCTTCCGGCCGCCCGATTGGGAGACAGCATCGTGGAAGGCGGAGGCCCTCCGAATACGATATTGTCCGGAGCACCGAACGTTATGATCGGCTAA
- a CDS encoding GPW/gp25 family protein has protein sequence MANDFLGVGWNFPVVVNGASGRIALATHEQDIEQAIRIILFTAKGERVMRPDFGCGIHNYVFASLNTATIGLMESSVREALIRWEPRIIVKGVTVSQDPSALALGKLLIDIQYVVRSTNEPYNLVYPFYLRVS, from the coding sequence ATGGCCAATGATTTCTTGGGTGTCGGTTGGAATTTCCCCGTCGTAGTGAACGGAGCTTCCGGTCGTATCGCTCTCGCGACCCACGAACAAGATATCGAGCAAGCGATTCGCATCATCTTGTTCACGGCCAAAGGCGAGCGCGTCATGCGGCCCGATTTTGGCTGCGGCATACACAATTATGTGTTTGCCTCGTTGAACACGGCGACGATCGGCTTGATGGAGTCAAGCGTTCGCGAAGCACTTATTCGATGGGAACCGCGGATCATCGTGAAAGGCGTCACCGTATCGCAGGATCCCTCAGCGCTTGCTCTCGGCAAGCTGCTGATCGACATCCAATATGTCGTTCGCTCCACGAATGAA
- a CDS encoding phage baseplate assembly protein V, with protein MSLLDLMQTGNSGGEQLHGVANAIVTNNQDPEHMGRVKLRFPWRKGEDESHWARVATLMAGNGRGTYFLPEVGDEVLVAFEMGNIDHPYVIGAIWNGQDNPPNKNGDGDNNIRTIKSRSGHELTFDDTNGQEKVTLQTKGGHQIVLDNTSGSEKIEIVDHTGSNKIKMDSVQKEIHIESAMRLNLKSQMIEISADTTLTIKAGATLTLQGAMVNIN; from the coding sequence AACGGGAAATTCCGGAGGAGAACAATTACATGGCGTCGCGAACGCGATAGTGACGAACAATCAAGATCCGGAGCATATGGGGCGCGTCAAGCTGAGATTCCCCTGGCGCAAAGGCGAAGATGAGAGCCACTGGGCGAGAGTGGCGACGCTGATGGCAGGCAACGGCCGAGGCACTTATTTCCTGCCGGAAGTCGGAGATGAAGTGCTCGTCGCGTTCGAGATGGGGAATATCGATCACCCCTATGTGATCGGGGCCATCTGGAACGGCCAAGACAACCCTCCCAATAAGAACGGCGACGGGGATAACAACATTCGCACGATCAAATCTCGCAGCGGACACGAGCTCACTTTTGACGATACGAACGGCCAGGAGAAAGTGACGCTTCAGACGAAAGGCGGGCATCAGATCGTGCTCGACAATACGTCCGGATCGGAGAAAATCGAGATCGTCGATCATACCGGGAGCAATAAGATCAAGATGGATTCCGTCCAGAAAGAAATTCATATCGAGAGCGCGATGCGCCTCAACTTGAAATCGCAGATGATCGAGATCAGTGCGGACACCACGCTGACGATTAAGGCCGGGGCGACGTTGACGCTTCAAGGCGCCATGGTCAACATTAATTAA